From the genome of Campylobacter sp. MIT 99-7217, one region includes:
- a CDS encoding manganese efflux pump MntP family protein, whose amino-acid sequence MDITSLFILACALSMDAFAVSLCKGFSVERLKFKHYMIVGVYFGGFQALMPVIGYFFGISFASFVEQIDHWIAAILLSIIGLKMIKESRQKEACDTNSNEFGFKIMLGLAVATSIDALAVGVSFAFLKVNLWLCVLFIGVITFIFAGFGLKIGNKFGIKFKSKAEFLGGLVLVLLGLKILLEHLFFE is encoded by the coding sequence ATGGACATTACAAGTTTGTTTATCCTAGCCTGTGCTTTGTCTATGGACGCTTTTGCTGTATCTTTGTGCAAGGGTTTTAGTGTTGAAAGACTGAAATTTAAGCATTATATGATCGTTGGAGTGTATTTTGGTGGTTTTCAAGCTCTAATGCCTGTGATTGGGTATTTTTTTGGTATTTCTTTTGCTTCTTTTGTGGAACAAATTGATCATTGGATAGCTGCGATTTTACTCAGTATCATAGGTTTAAAAATGATCAAAGAATCCCGTCAAAAAGAAGCCTGTGATACTAATTCTAATGAATTTGGCTTTAAGATCATGCTTGGTTTGGCTGTAGCGACAAGCATTGACGCACTAGCTGTTGGGGTAAGCTTTGCTTTTTTGAAGGTTAATTTATGGCTTTGCGTACTTTTTATCGGAGTGATCACCTTCATTTTTGCTGGTTTTGGACTTAAAATCGGCAATAAATTTGGCATTAAATTTAAAAGCAAAGCCGAGTTTTTGGGCGGTTTGGTGCTTGTTTTACTTGGGCTTAAAATTTTACTTGAACACCTATTTTTTGAATAA
- a CDS encoding TM2 domain-containing protein — translation MTNTDILFMQLRDKVPNDSVSYLKESLDSASQEKIEKLAFLQVKNPITGLIFSLVLGTFGVDRFYKGDKGLGIAKILLFWGSYILLIFFMITSATNSFEPYSSFDLYNDRFNPYTGFEPYDDGDDFINVYTIGLACSAICLLLAFIWMLADIFLVFFGIKKDNLKKIFELLNTKKEDLSEQS, via the coding sequence ATGACAAATACAGACATTTTATTTATGCAACTTCGCGACAAAGTACCAAACGATAGTGTTTCTTACCTTAAAGAAAGTCTTGATAGTGCTTCACAAGAAAAGATTGAAAAGCTTGCCTTTCTTCAGGTTAAAAATCCTATTACAGGATTGATTTTTTCACTTGTTTTAGGAACTTTTGGTGTTGATAGATTTTATAAGGGAGATAAGGGACTAGGTATTGCTAAGATTCTTTTATTTTGGGGTTCTTATATACTTTTAATTTTTTTTATGATCACTTCTGCTACGAATTCTTTTGAACCATATTCTAGTTTTGATCTTTATAATGATAGATTTAACCCTTATACTGGTTTCGAGCCTTATGATGATGGAGATGATTTTATAAATGTTTATACAATCGGCTTAGCTTGTTCTGCTATTTGTCTTCTTCTTGCGTTTATTTGGATGCTTGCGGATATTTTTTTAGTATTTTTTGGGATAAAAAAAGATAATCTCAAAAAAATTTTTGAACTCTTAAATACAAAAAAAGAGGATTTAAGCGAACAAAGCTAA